Within Metabacillus sp. KUDC1714, the genomic segment TGCTTTTTGGATTAGGTGCGGAAGCTAAGCAGGATGCATGGTTAGTTATTGTGATTGGTATGTTAAGCAGTCTAATTTTAATGGGTGTTTTTACGCAATTATCACTTTATTATCCTAATGATACATTAGTTTCCATGCTACCTAAAATTATTGGAAAATATCTTTCTTATCCAGTTATAATAATTTATATAATCCATTTTATCTATTCTGCGGCAAGAGCTTGTCGTGATTTCGGGGAATTAATTGTCTCGACAATATTAATTGAAACCCCAATTGTTTTTGTGATCGGAAGTTTTATGGTTTTAATGATCTACTGTCTTCGAGGGGGAGTTGAGACTTTTGGCAGAATGGGGGAAATGGTATTCCCAATTTACATTATGTCAATGATTGTGATTTGGATTTTATTATTTAGTGTTGAAGATTTCAATTTTAAAAACCTTACCCCTGTATTAGGAAACGGGATAAAACCAATATTGAATGAGGTATACCCTAATATTATAAACTTCCCATTTGGAGAAACCATTATCATGATGATGTTTTTTCCTTTTTTAAACAATAAACGAATAATCAGAACGGTAGG encodes:
- a CDS encoding GerAB/ArcD/ProY family transporter, translated to MKEKISGLQLFYVIAGFEFGTAMLFGLGAEAKQDAWLVIVIGMLSSLILMGVFTQLSLYYPNDTLVSMLPKIIGKYLSYPVIIIYIIHFIYSAARACRDFGELIVSTILIETPIVFVIGSFMVLMIYCLRGGVETFGRMGEMVFPIYIMSMIVIWILLFSVEDFNFKNLTPVLGNGIKPILNEVYPNIINFPFGETIIMMMFFPFLNNKRIIRTVGMSVILCGGLLLALNFIFILSVLGPELYGTSEFPLLRATRMVSIADFLERFDALIILMMVAGVFFKVGGWTFGASVAISQLFKINNTKSILLALGTLITPLSLLIGTDFVEHLEIGFNYFVPYFHVPLQIIVPIILLCIAFIRKKINPENS